One genomic window of Desulfovibrio subterraneus includes the following:
- a CDS encoding CoB--CoM heterodisulfide reductase iron-sulfur subunit A family protein translates to MSNSILVVGGGFSGITAALEAAELGYEVYIVEKSPFLGGRVAQLNKYFPKLCPPSCGLEIQFQRIKKNPNVKFFTQATVESVAGEAGNFTVTLSIQPRGTAPSSADMAGLAESLEGEVTDDFNFGLSTRKPLYMDTPFGFPNRYVLEKDALTKADKLKVGSSAFCDMNEAEKTLELNVGSIVIATGWKPYDVTNLSNLGAGQIKNCVSNMQLERLAAPNGPTDGKIQRPTDGKAPKKIAFVQCAGSRDQNHLNFCSYICCMASLKQALYVREQYPDAEVTIYYIDLRTPGRYDKFMRKVTADDMIHLVKGKVAGVECDAASGDVIVEVEDAVKGTKKKVRHDMVVLATGMQPSLSGEKNPFGVQLDEDGFVVGGEAKGIFAAGCATKPLDVMRTAQSGTSAALKAIQTVRGR, encoded by the coding sequence ATGTCCAACTCCATACTCGTCGTCGGCGGCGGCTTCAGCGGCATCACAGCCGCTCTGGAAGCTGCGGAACTCGGCTACGAAGTGTACATCGTCGAGAAAAGCCCATTTCTTGGCGGCCGGGTGGCACAGCTGAATAAATATTTCCCCAAGCTCTGCCCTCCGTCCTGTGGTCTGGAAATTCAGTTCCAGCGCATCAAGAAAAACCCCAATGTTAAATTCTTTACCCAGGCCACGGTGGAATCTGTGGCGGGCGAAGCAGGCAACTTCACCGTTACCCTGTCTATTCAGCCCCGCGGCACTGCCCCCAGCAGCGCCGACATGGCCGGCCTTGCAGAGAGCCTTGAAGGCGAAGTGACCGATGATTTCAACTTCGGTCTCTCCACCCGCAAGCCCCTCTACATGGACACTCCGTTCGGCTTCCCCAACCGCTACGTCCTCGAAAAAGACGCTCTCACCAAGGCTGACAAGCTGAAGGTGGGGTCCAGCGCGTTCTGTGACATGAATGAAGCCGAGAAGACCCTCGAACTGAACGTGGGCAGCATCGTTATCGCCACCGGCTGGAAGCCCTATGACGTCACCAATCTGAGCAATCTTGGTGCCGGTCAGATCAAAAACTGTGTGTCCAACATGCAGCTTGAGCGTCTCGCCGCCCCCAACGGCCCCACCGATGGCAAGATCCAGCGCCCCACCGACGGCAAGGCTCCCAAGAAGATAGCCTTTGTCCAGTGCGCCGGTTCGCGTGACCAGAACCATCTGAACTTCTGTTCCTACATCTGCTGCATGGCCTCCCTCAAGCAGGCTCTGTATGTTCGTGAACAGTATCCGGATGCAGAGGTTACCATTTACTACATCGACCTGCGTACGCCCGGCCGCTATGACAAGTTCATGCGCAAGGTCACCGCGGACGACATGATCCACCTCGTCAAGGGCAAGGTTGCCGGCGTTGAATGCGACGCAGCCTCCGGTGACGTGATCGTGGAAGTTGAAGACGCTGTGAAGGGTACGAAGAAGAAGGTCCGCCACGACATGGTGGTTCTGGCTACCGGTATGCAGCCCAGCCTGTCCGGTGAAAAGAATCCGTTTGGTGTTCAGCTGGATGAGGACGGTTTCGTCGTTGGCGGCGAAGCCAAGGGCATTTTTGCCGCCGGTTGCGCCACAAAGCCCCTGGACGTCATGCGCACCGCGCAGTCCGGCACTAGCGCCGCGCTTAAAGCCATCCAGACTGTGCGAGGGAGGTAG
- a CDS encoding hydrogenase iron-sulfur subunit, protein MADKIGVYFDQSALGIIDGEELAAHVGKKFGGACPVAKVFPVLAAESARAEIRADIEEEGLDGVLLCGASPRVDWDLYDFEGVIVDRVNLREHCAMAFMDADGSVPQAGDDAPELLMLLAKDYVNMGVFKLQKTKVPTPPEFETVKTIMVIGGGWAGLTAAKQAADYGYDVILVEKDAALGGKALGMLKTAPLEYPYTDAHETGIEKKIADVTGNEKIKVITGARLERLEGLPGQYKATVKGEVFPVGAVVLAAGWVPQNTKVLAPLGYGSVPNVVTAAEFEKMAKEGTLSAKRVAFVLNTGLVDGGDIYAPICEEAPAEAAKKEEGEEAPKYVHKDLESVRHLPISNAISSVVALKQANYVCDTFEDGQAFILYDSMVVQGIHERYYKAAQNRLGIMMSKADIKGIAADGDEIVISAANTLMGGDVELAVDMVVLPTGLVPATAKDPIMNFVYRQGPNFPDLELFEGYADSNYICFPYETRRTGVYAAGCVRQPMMLDAAEEDAIGATLKAIQCIESSNRGVSVHPRSGDLSYPVFNFVRCTQCKRCTEECPFGALDDDEKGTPLPNYSRCRRCGTCMGACPERVISFDNYNVDQIGTMIREVYVPDNMETGGPRVIILACENDAYPALDMAAIRGKKWSPYVRIIPVRCLGSVNAIWVADAMSKGIDGVMLLGCKYGDDYQCHFVKGSEICNRRKDNIAETLNRLGVEPDRVEQYEVAIDEYDKVPGMIEEFMQMIFEKGPNPFKGY, encoded by the coding sequence ATGGCCGATAAAATAGGCGTATATTTTGACCAGTCAGCTCTTGGCATCATTGATGGCGAAGAGCTTGCTGCGCACGTTGGCAAGAAGTTCGGCGGTGCCTGCCCCGTGGCGAAGGTATTCCCCGTTCTCGCTGCGGAAAGCGCCCGTGCAGAGATCCGCGCCGACATTGAGGAAGAAGGTCTGGACGGCGTTCTGCTGTGCGGTGCCTCTCCCCGTGTCGACTGGGACCTGTATGACTTCGAAGGCGTTATCGTTGACCGTGTGAACCTGCGCGAACACTGTGCCATGGCTTTCATGGACGCAGATGGTTCCGTGCCGCAAGCCGGTGACGATGCTCCTGAACTGCTCATGCTCCTCGCCAAAGACTATGTGAACATGGGCGTGTTCAAGCTGCAGAAGACCAAGGTTCCCACTCCTCCGGAGTTCGAAACCGTCAAGACCATCATGGTCATCGGCGGTGGCTGGGCCGGTCTTACTGCTGCCAAGCAGGCTGCCGACTACGGTTATGACGTCATTCTGGTGGAAAAGGACGCAGCACTCGGTGGCAAGGCCCTGGGCATGCTGAAGACCGCTCCGCTTGAATATCCCTATACCGATGCCCATGAAACCGGCATTGAAAAGAAGATTGCCGACGTTACCGGCAATGAAAAGATCAAGGTCATTACCGGCGCACGTCTTGAGCGTCTGGAAGGCCTGCCCGGTCAGTACAAGGCAACCGTGAAGGGCGAAGTGTTCCCTGTCGGTGCCGTGGTTCTGGCTGCCGGCTGGGTACCCCAGAACACCAAGGTGCTTGCCCCCCTCGGCTATGGCAGCGTACCCAACGTGGTTACGGCCGCCGAGTTCGAAAAGATGGCCAAGGAAGGCACCCTTTCCGCAAAGCGCGTTGCCTTTGTGCTGAATACCGGCCTTGTTGACGGCGGCGATATCTACGCCCCCATCTGCGAGGAAGCTCCGGCTGAAGCAGCAAAGAAGGAAGAGGGCGAAGAAGCACCCAAGTACGTTCACAAGGACCTTGAGTCTGTTCGCCACCTGCCCATCTCCAACGCCATCAGCTCCGTGGTTGCCCTCAAGCAGGCCAACTACGTGTGTGATACCTTTGAAGACGGTCAGGCCTTCATCCTGTACGACTCCATGGTTGTTCAGGGCATTCACGAGCGCTACTACAAGGCTGCGCAGAACCGCCTCGGCATCATGATGTCCAAGGCTGACATCAAGGGCATTGCCGCTGATGGCGACGAAATCGTCATCTCTGCCGCAAACACCCTGATGGGCGGCGACGTCGAACTTGCCGTAGACATGGTTGTTCTGCCCACGGGCCTCGTACCCGCCACGGCCAAGGACCCGATCATGAACTTCGTGTACCGTCAGGGCCCGAACTTCCCCGATCTGGAACTCTTCGAAGGCTACGCAGATTCCAACTACATCTGCTTCCCTTACGAGACCCGCCGTACCGGCGTGTACGCAGCAGGCTGTGTACGTCAGCCCATGATGCTGGATGCCGCTGAAGAAGACGCCATCGGCGCCACCCTCAAGGCGATTCAGTGTATCGAATCCTCCAACCGTGGTGTTTCTGTGCATCCCCGTTCCGGCGACCTCAGCTACCCCGTATTCAACTTTGTCCGCTGCACCCAGTGTAAGCGTTGTACCGAAGAATGTCCCTTCGGCGCACTGGACGACGATGAAAAGGGTACGCCGCTGCCGAACTACAGCCGCTGCCGTCGTTGCGGTACCTGCATGGGTGCCTGCCCTGAGCGCGTAATATCCTTCGACAACTACAATGTTGACCAGATCGGCACCATGATCCGCGAAGTATACGTTCCGGATAACATGGAAACCGGCGGTCCCCGTGTCATCATCCTCGCCTGCGAAAATGACGCATACCCGGCGCTGGATATGGCCGCCATCCGTGGCAAGAAGTGGAGCCCCTACGTGCGTATCATTCCTGTGCGCTGTCTTGGTTCCGTTAACGCCATCTGGGTTGCGGACGCCATGTCAAAGGGTATCGACGGCGTTATGCTGCTCGGTTGTAAATACGGCGACGACTACCAGTGCCACTTCGTCAAGGGCTCTGAAATCTGTAACCGCCGTAAGGACAACATTGCCGAGACCCTCAACCGCCTCGGTGTTGAACCCGACCGTGTGGAACAGTACGAAGTCGCCATCGACGAGTACGACAAGGTGCCGGGCATGATCGAAGAGTTCATGCAGATGATCTTCGAAAAGGGTCCGAACCCGTTCAAGGGCTACTAG
- the qmoC gene encoding quinone-interacting membrane-bound oxidoreductase complex subunit QmoC: MAQSVRIQPDLQFVKELQAVGGDSLKKCYQCATCSVACPISPASNPYPRKEMVWASWGLKEKLINNPDIWLCHNCGTCSDLCPRGAKPGDLLSALRNMAYQRVNLFPAIGKWMSSPKYLINLIAIPAILWAIVWFIRAGQLGTAFPVTEAGDIVYGLLFPGDFTIDPIFMVTFFSMVFCFFKGTKNLINSFKPEGTTLVLGKQKPLLMCLKDVLFEEIMTHKKFKDCGDDRSDRKAGHMLVFYAFLALMVVTGIVAAGHWGGYLFPDYAIHTPLHLTHPVKILANVGAIMLLSGMAILTNRRRAQDAAKTKSNYYDWYLLNVIWAVALTGVLSELFRLAGIPQIAYTVYYLHLVTVWMLFAYLPWSKLGHLVYRTAALTYVRHMGRR, from the coding sequence ATGGCTCAGTCCGTAAGAATCCAACCTGATCTTCAGTTTGTAAAAGAGTTGCAAGCTGTTGGTGGGGACTCGCTCAAGAAGTGCTACCAGTGCGCAACCTGCAGCGTGGCGTGCCCCATCTCTCCGGCAAGCAACCCATATCCGCGTAAGGAAATGGTTTGGGCTTCCTGGGGTTTGAAGGAAAAACTCATCAACAACCCTGACATCTGGCTTTGTCACAACTGCGGCACCTGTTCCGACCTGTGCCCCCGTGGTGCCAAACCCGGTGACCTGCTCAGCGCCCTGCGCAATATGGCGTACCAGCGCGTTAACCTCTTCCCCGCCATCGGGAAGTGGATGAGCAGCCCCAAGTATCTGATCAACCTGATCGCTATTCCGGCGATTCTGTGGGCGATTGTGTGGTTTATCCGCGCAGGTCAGCTCGGCACCGCATTCCCTGTTACCGAAGCCGGTGACATCGTATACGGTCTGCTGTTCCCCGGCGACTTTACCATTGACCCCATTTTCATGGTCACCTTCTTCAGCATGGTCTTCTGCTTCTTCAAGGGCACGAAGAACCTGATCAACTCCTTCAAGCCGGAAGGCACCACGCTGGTGCTGGGCAAGCAGAAGCCTCTGCTCATGTGCCTGAAGGACGTTCTGTTCGAAGAGATCATGACCCACAAGAAGTTCAAGGACTGCGGCGATGACCGTTCTGACCGCAAGGCCGGTCACATGCTGGTCTTCTACGCCTTCCTTGCACTGATGGTTGTGACCGGCATAGTTGCAGCAGGCCACTGGGGTGGTTACCTGTTCCCCGACTACGCCATTCATACCCCGCTGCATCTGACCCATCCGGTCAAGATTCTGGCCAACGTTGGTGCCATCATGCTCCTTTCGGGCATGGCAATTCTGACCAACCGTCGTCGTGCACAGGATGCGGCCAAGACCAAGTCCAACTACTACGACTGGTATCTGCTTAATGTCATCTGGGCTGTCGCTCTGACCGGCGTGCTTTCCGAGCTCTTCCGCTTGGCTGGCATCCCCCAGATCGCGTACACCGTGTATTACCTGCACCTGGTCACCGTGTGGATGCTCTTTGCATACCTGCCCTGGTCCAAGTTGGGCCATCTGGTATACCGCACCGCAGCCCTGACCTATGTGCGTCACATGGGACGCCGTTAG
- the moaA gene encoding GTP 3',8-cyclase MoaA codes for MTKSMPANPADIAVPSRTVSSETDAFRRIADSHGRTVDYLRLSVTDRCNLRCMYCWSSEHMQFLQHNDILTYEEILRLVDLVVEMGISKIRLTGGEPFARKNILHLIEQMLMRHPHLDLRLTTNATLLSGKVQALKDAGVRCLNISLDTFNRQKFQHITGRDMLRNVTRAIDEALALDMHVKLNAVALKGINDDELPVFINFAKRNPVDVRFIEFMPMGNCNRWTQDNFWSATDILAAAREYAELTALGAGERKSGPARLYGIEGGKGRLGVISPMSNHFCNDCNRLRITSDGRLRTCLFSDKEYSLRPLLRNPKLGERFIRTVLERANSRKPLGYKILQKMREHTVADKRMNAIGG; via the coding sequence ATGACCAAATCAATGCCCGCCAATCCCGCCGATATTGCCGTGCCCTCCCGGACCGTTTCTTCCGAGACGGATGCCTTTCGACGAATTGCGGACAGCCATGGACGTACGGTTGACTATCTGCGTCTGTCCGTGACTGACCGGTGCAACCTGCGCTGCATGTATTGCTGGAGCAGCGAGCACATGCAGTTTCTGCAGCACAACGACATTCTGACCTATGAAGAGATTCTCCGTCTTGTGGATCTGGTCGTGGAAATGGGCATTTCAAAAATCCGGCTGACCGGTGGTGAACCGTTTGCACGCAAAAACATCCTGCACCTCATTGAGCAGATGCTTATGCGTCATCCGCACCTTGATCTGCGGCTCACCACCAACGCCACCCTGCTTTCCGGCAAGGTGCAGGCCCTGAAGGATGCCGGAGTGCGGTGCCTGAACATCTCGCTGGACACCTTCAACCGGCAGAAGTTTCAGCATATCACGGGGCGCGACATGCTGCGCAACGTAACTCGGGCCATAGACGAGGCGCTGGCGCTGGACATGCATGTAAAGTTGAATGCCGTGGCGTTGAAGGGCATTAATGACGATGAGCTGCCCGTATTCATAAATTTTGCCAAGCGCAACCCTGTGGATGTACGGTTCATCGAGTTCATGCCCATGGGCAACTGCAACCGCTGGACGCAGGACAATTTCTGGTCCGCCACCGATATCCTTGCCGCAGCCCGCGAATATGCAGAGCTCACTGCGCTCGGTGCCGGTGAGCGGAAATCAGGCCCTGCCCGCCTGTATGGTATCGAGGGCGGCAAAGGCAGACTGGGCGTGATATCCCCCATGTCCAACCACTTCTGCAACGACTGCAACAGGCTGCGCATAACCTCGGACGGCAGACTGCGCACCTGCCTGTTCTCCGACAAGGAATACTCCCTGCGCCCCCTGCTGAGAAACCCCAAGCTCGGTGAGCGGTTTATCCGCACGGTGCTGGAACGGGCCAACAGCCGCAAGCCGCTGGGCTACAAAATTCTGCAGAAGATGCGCGAACATACCGTGGCCGACAAGCGCATGAACGCCATTGGCGGCTAA